The DNA sequence TTTTTCTGTAATATCATCAAGCACTGCCTTCTCTTTTTCAGGTTGTTCTTTTGTAAATCCAGAATCGACTGCAAGCTTATCCTTATATACTGCATTCTCATTAAAAGTAACATCTCTACTTCTAACAACCTTCTTCATGTGTTCATCCCAGAAACGATAACCCATATCATCCGAGCCATAACCAATGAAGATACACTTCTTCGCTTTTGGATCAAGCTTGTCCCTCTCAGAATCTTTGACACGCACATAAGAAACACACCCAAAAACTCGCAAGTGTGAAAAATTTACCTCCTTTCCCTGCCACTCTTCTTCAGGAATCTTGAACCCCAATGGAACTGAAGGTCCCCTATTTATGAGATACGCTGTTGTGCTAACGCATCTGCCCAAAACATCTTTGGCAACCCTGCATGTAATCTCATACTCTTGGCCCTCCCATTCAAGGTTCTATTCATGCGCTCCGcaactccattctgttgtggtgtCTCTGGAATAGTTTTAATCATTCTAATCCCATATTCTGCGCAATAACTTTTAAACTCATCACTACTATACTCACCACCATTATCTGAAATCAAACTCTTAATCTTCAAACCAGTCTGATTTTCAACTTCAGTCTTCCACTTCTTAAAAGTAACAAACACATCtgatttatttttcagaaaataaacCCATACCATTCTAGTGGAATCATCAATGAAAGTGACATAGTAGCGAGATCCTCCTAGTGACGCAACTGTTGTTGGACCATATACATCCGTATGAATCAGCTCTAACTTCTCCGCCTTGGGTGTCCTCCCTGATTTTGAAAAAGTAACCCGTTTCTGTTTTCCAAGAACACATGGCTCACAGAAACTAACTTCCACATTCTTCAGCTCTGGAATCTTCCCCTAAGAAGCTAACAACTTCATGCCCTTTTCACTCATATGTCCAAGCCTTTGGTGCCACAAAGTCGAAGAACCAATCTCATCTGCAACTGAATTTACTTCACAGATATATTGTTCAACTATATACAACGTCCCCTTTTTCTCTCCGCGAGCAACAACCAGATTCCCTTATATAACCTTCCATTGTCCGTCTCTGAAAGTAACTCGATACCCTTCCTTGTCTAACTGACCCACAGATAACAACATCTTCTTCAGTCCAGGAATGTACCTTACATCTTTCAACGTCCAATCAATTCCCAAAGAGGTTTTGAGATTAATATTTCCCATGCCCACAATATCCAAAGTCTCATCATCAGCAAGATGGACTTTACCAAAATTTTCAGCTCTGAAATTTAACATCAAATCCTTGCAAGGGGTAGCATGGAATGACGCACCAGAATCCATAACCCATGATTCAACAGAACATTCGACACAACAAATCAACGCATCATCATTCACCACTTCTTCAACTATATTAGCTGAATCATCCTCTTTCTTCTTACCTTTAGGAGCTGCGGGAGCCGTACACTTATTTCTGAAGTGACCCTTCTTTTGACAATTCCAACAAACAATATCCTTGCGATCTTTGGATTGCCCTCTCTTCTGTGACTTTGATCTGTGCCGCCCCTGATTCTGCCCCCTTCCGGTATTCCTGCCTCTACCCTCAGCACTCAACAAGGAACCTGACGCCTCTCCTGAGTTTCTCCTACGAATATCTTCTCCAAGAATTGAATCTCGAACTCCATCAAAATTCATCTTACCACTCCCTAATGAATTACAAATTGCAGTGACAAATCCTAACCAACTATCCGGTAAAGAGGATACCAACAATAAGGCTTGCACTTCATCATCAAATTTAATACTCACAGATGTTATTCTTGATAGGATAGAATTAAATTCGTTAACATGATCAGCAACACAATTACCTTCATTCAATTTCGTGGCAAATAACAAGCGAATCAGATATACCTTATTTGACGCAGACAACTTCTCATACATGTTTGATAAAGCCTTGATCAATCCGTTAGTTGTCGTTTCCTTGACGATATTATAAGCAAAGTTCTTCTCCAAAGACAATCGGACAACACCCAGAGCCTGCCTGTCCAATAACTTCCATGCTATCTCATCCATTGAAGCTGGCTTCTTCTCTTCTAACGGTTCATGTAGCTTTTTCTGATATAAATAATCTTCTATCTGCATCTTCCAGAACCCAAAATCTCTTCCATCAAATTTGTCGATCTTTATTTTCCCTTCTTCCGCCATCGCTCCCACTCGCCTGAAAACCTCGGCTCATGATACCAGCTGTTGAGTATACAAAAACGAAAGCAAAAAACGAAAAGCGaataaacaagaacaagaaaaataaacGACAATCACACAAGACAAAGATTTTACGTGGTTCGGAAAATCGTACTCCACAAGCCAcactaattttattgatctcTCACAATTTGTTGTGTTGTGATTTTACAATTACATGGGAGTATTTATAAGAGAAGAAACTGGCCTAACCAAAATAGAAGTCTAACTTTGAAATATCTAACTCAAATAGGAGTCCAAATATTTCTAACCAAATCCTATTCTGAATCTGACTCCACAAACCCAACAGACAGTGTTCTTAAAGATGAACCTCTGTAAGTATCCAACATGGTGTGATGCAGGTTACTCTGTCCAATATCTTGAATAGCAAGATCAacctataaaattatatattaaaaacaatatatataaaacataataaattaaaataacctACTTGCTTCATAAGTTGGGTCAAACTTGAGCGAGCATTTGTAAAACTTTTTACAAAACTGTTTATACTTTTGGATCTCCCTGTAGTTGTCATGCCACCAAAAAAATATCCACGAAGATAGGCTGGTACCCAAAATTCTTTCACTTCATACAGCCCTTTGATATGCTTATTTTCATGCAGATTGTACTTTGAAATTATCTCAGGCTAATCATGTTTTAAATCTTCAATATTATCCAACTTATAAAACTTATAAAACTCACCACACCAAGTAAAATATTTCTCCCTGAGAATTGAGATAAACCAGCTACTAAATTTTGAGGTGATATACCAAATACAAAACGCATGCTTGGTGAATGGCATAGTGGCATTTCAACTTTTATAGCTTGTTTAATACATGCATCTTGATCAGTAATGATAGTCTGAGGAGGCTTTCTCATGAGTGTAACAAAAGTCTGTCAACCAAAACAATtgtaaatttaaacaaaataatatatatatatatatatatatatatatatatatatatctacacatattaattaaaataaattttatacctTCATCAGCCATTGAAATGTGTCCAGAGTTTCATTCCTGAGCAGAGCAGAACCAAATAATATTGTTCTTCCATGATTGTCAATTCCAACAAATATACCAAAAGGCATGTCATAATAAATTACCTTATATGTTGTGTCAAATGCCACAGCATCTCCATACTTTATGTAGCCATTGAAGCAATGTGCAGGTACCCATAAAATATGCTCCAACCTATTTTGTTCATCAACTGTGTagtcatatttaaaatttgaattttcaattttctcCACTTTACACTGCTCCAGGAGACTCATCACATCATTGTGTCCATTCTTTTGCCGAATCATTCTTAAGAAATTATGAACATCCATATGGAAAAAACAAGTTCTCCAATGTCTCATATTTTTCTCCAATTCCATCACCCTCATTATTTGTCTAACAGAGAGGCCTGcttctttatataataaaatttgctCTTCATCTTCTTTTGATATTGCACGGTAAGATGGAAGAAAACGTACTTGATCAGGTG is a window from the Daucus carota subsp. sativus chromosome 8, DH1 v3.0, whole genome shotgun sequence genome containing:
- the LOC108197932 gene encoding protein FAR1-RELATED SEQUENCE 11-like — translated: MIDLNELPMDDDDDDIRINVCGGEIDEHSVENENNFEPFIDQSFLSEEEACKFYEIFSKRSGFSVQKGRFTTSKKDGKVNRRDFFCHREGFPDKKIVDVNKNQRNRESIRCGCKASIRIILKRSFEIFPEEWHVTRFVAEHNHKLLPPDQVRFLPSYRAISKEDEEQILLYKEAGLSVRQIMRVMELEKNMRHWRTCFFHMDVHNFLRMIRQKNGHNDVMSLLEQCKVEKIENSNFKYDYTVDEQNRLEHILWVPAHCFNGYIKYGDAVAFDTTYKVIYYDMPFGIFVGIDNHGRTILFGSALLRNETLDTFQWLMKTFVTLMRKPPQTIITDQDACIKQAIKVEMPLCHSPSMRFVFGISPQNLVAGLSQFSGRNILLGVVDLAIQDIGQSNLHHTMLDTYRGSSLRTLSVGFVESDSE